From Candidatus Woesearchaeota archaeon, one genomic window encodes:
- a CDS encoding ribonuclease P — MKNKNKDKQIAEQRIHELFKEANKTYKKDQDLANRYVQLAKKISLKHKTPFNKNQKQQYCKKCQTFLIPGHNCRIRTHKGKKTILCLKCKNISRYIYKK; from the coding sequence ATGAAAAATAAAAATAAAGACAAACAAATTGCAGAACAAAGAATACACGAATTATTCAAAGAAGCTAACAAAACATACAAAAAAGACCAAGATCTGGCAAATAGATACGTGCAATTAGCAAAAAAAATATCTCTTAAACACAAAACACCATTCAATAAAAACCAAAAACAACAATACTGTAAAAAATGCCAAACGTTTCTAATACCAGGACATAACTGCAGAATAAGAACACACAAAGGGAAAAAAACAATACTTTGCTTAAAATGCAAGAACATAAGCAGATACATATACAAAAAATAA
- a CDS encoding Kae1-associated serine/threonine protein kinase has protein sequence MQKILAKGAEATITQTNNTITKERTPKKYRHPELDKELIKTRTKTETKIMQKIPETAPKLIKTENNKITMEYIEGKLLKEIIDKQTKLSKNIGETTAKLHDKNIIHGDLTTSNIILDKNKKIRIIDYGLSQISTKEEDKAVDLHLFKEAIKSKHYKNEKKIWKKFLEGYNPKNKEKILQRLKKVETRGRNKGK, from the coding sequence ATGCAAAAAATTCTAGCAAAAGGAGCAGAAGCAACAATAACACAAACAAACAACACAATAACAAAAGAAAGAACTCCAAAAAAATACAGACATCCAGAACTAGACAAAGAACTAATAAAAACAAGAACAAAAACAGAAACGAAAATAATGCAAAAAATACCAGAAACAGCACCAAAACTAATAAAAACAGAAAACAACAAAATCACAATGGAATACATAGAAGGAAAACTACTAAAAGAAATAATAGACAAACAAACAAAACTATCAAAAAACATAGGAGAAACAACCGCAAAATTACACGACAAAAATATAATACACGGAGACCTAACAACAAGCAACATCATCCTTGACAAAAATAAAAAAATAAGAATAATAGACTACGGACTATCACAAATAAGCACAAAAGAAGAAGACAAAGCAGTAGACCTACACCTATTCAAAGAAGCCATAAAAAGCAAACACTACAAAAACGAAAAAAAAATATGGAAAAAATTCTTAGAAGGATACAACCCAAAAAACAAAGAAAAAATATTACAAAGACTCAAAAAAGTAGAAACTAGAGGAAGAAACAAAGGAAAATAG